The segment GAAGCAGCGAAAGAGGCCCCTGGGGGCAAGAAAGTGAAGAAACTCGATGGCTTTGTGCAGATCGGCTCGAGATTCTTCTACATCGAGCAGCATCACGTGGTCAATTGGTTCTCCGGCACGAATATATGCCGTCAGATGGGTGGCCATCTGGCGAGTCCGAGAAGTGGGGAAGAGTTCAGCGGCCTTAAGGAAAAGCTTACAAAAGGCCGGTACTATTGGCTGGGCATATCCGACTTGGCCAATGAGGGCGTGTTTCGATCGCAGGCCACGGGAAAAATGGCTGCTTTTCTCAAGTGAGGCTCCGGGGAACCCGACAACCACGAAAATAAAGAACATTGTGTAGAGCTTCGGTCCGATCGTGACTTCTTGATAAATGACAACATATGTACAGTGACGATGTATTTCGTTTGCGAGGCAGGCGATGATTCATAGTTAGTTCCCTCTCCGGAGAGCATTCCAACAACATCCGGCAGCTGATAGTTGAGGGGGCTATCAACAGCGGCCGCTGCTTGAGAAATGAAACGAGAAAACCACCGCCGAAGTCTCCACAACCACGAAGATCAACGACCAatgaatcgatgtgtttccAACTGTCTTTTGTTCAACAATCATTTATGTCATCACCGATATTACATCTTCCTCGTGGCCAAAGCGGGTGAGGTACTCTTTAAAGCACCCGTGGCCGCTGAGAACTTGTGTCAGCGAGAACGTAAGTTCTCCATGCCGCCGATTCATCCATGCTGCAATGTTGGGGATTAGTCGGTGGGTCCAACGGCCGGTTTCAGCATTATCCCATCTGAGTTGCCAGCTCTCAAGACATTCAGCCCTCGCCCTGGTCTTAACCGTTCTAGCGTCTGCCTGTGTGTTGGCGGCCTTTCTTCCCTTGTGGATTTCGCTGGCTTCCCTCGCTGCGAGCTCTACTGGTGGTATGCCGCTTATTACCGTTATTGCCTCTGTGGAGACAGTACGGAACGCCGAGCTCACCCGCAGGGCTCCGAGTCTGAAGTCCGACTCAATGCCCTTAGTGTAGCTCCTGGTCCTCGTGGCCTGGGCCCATATTGGCGCTGCGTATAGTATGGATGACTTGGCCACGTTAAATAACAGTCTCCTACTCGTTGACTTTGGGCCTCTGTGGTTCAGCATCATGCGTGAAACCGCCATGACTACGCCGCGTGCCTTCTGGTGTGTCTGCTGCAGGTGCTCTCTAAACGACAGCCTGGTGTCCAGCATAACTCCCAGGTATCTAATCGCTCGTTTTGAGGTAATTGAGGCTCCTCCTACGGTTATCCTCGCCGTCTCCACCTGTttcctgctgctgatgagaACCGCTTCCGTCTTGTGCTCGGCTAGCTTAAGCCCTGCCAGGTCTACCCAGTCGCTTATGGTTCCGATTGCCTCGTTCATACAGCTCTCGGTCTCCGCCAGGGTTTTCTTCGTGACCGTCACCGCGACATCGTCAGCGAATCCCACGATTTCGACTCCTTGTTGGAAGTTGAGGCGAAGAATTCCATCATACATGGTATTCCACAGTAGAGGTCCCAGTACAGATCCTTGTGGGACCCCTCCCGTGATGGAGTATGACCGAGGGCCATCTTCCGTGTCGTAAATCAGCCATCTGTTATCCAGGTAGTCACTGACCATCGCCTGTAGATATCCGGGGATTTCGAGTGTGCGCAGGGAGGACATTATCCTGCTCCAGGATGCCGAGTTAAATGCGTTTTTCACGTCCAGTGT is part of the Drosophila miranda strain MSH22 chromosome Y unlocalized genomic scaffold, D.miranda_PacBio2.1 Contig_Y1_pilon, whole genome shotgun sequence genome and harbors:
- the LOC117190962 gene encoding accessory gland protein Acp29AB-like, with translation MSKFASLLVSVLIVVHLQVSLANVSLEDASLSTQTTEKQCGGYCFNSLKPILDHIAVNQERLNACDASKLECTARLDRMEGQVALLQEKLSTIEAAKEAPGGKKVKKLDGFVQIGSRFFYIEQHHVVNWFSGTNICRQMGGHLASPRSGEEFSGLKEKLTKGRYYWLGISDLANEGVFRSQATGKMAAFLK